The Schizosaccharomyces pombe strain 972h- genome assembly, chromosome: I genome contains a region encoding:
- the mfm1 gene encoding M-factor precursor Mfm1, translated as MDSMANSVSSSSVVNAGNKPAETLNKTVKNYTPKVPYMCVIA; from the exons ATGGACTCAATGGCTAACTCCGTTTCTTCCTCCTCTGTCGTCAACGCTGGCAACAAGCCTGCTGAAACTCTTAACAAGACCGTTAAGAATTATACCCCCAAGGTTCCTTACATGTG TGTCATTGCATAA
- the rpl302 gene encoding 60S ribosomal protein L3: MSHCKFEQPRHGSLGFLPRKRASRQRGKVKAFPKDDASKPVHLTAFLGYKAGMTHIVRDLDRPGSKMHKREILEAVTIIETPPMVVVGVVGYVETPRGLRSLTTVWAEHLSEEVKRRFYKNWFKSKKKAFTKYAKKYAESTQSINRELERIKKYCSVVRVLAHTQIRKTPLAQKKAHLMEIQVNGGSVADKVEWAREHFEKTVDIKSTFEQNEMIDVIGVTRGKGNEGTTARWGTKRLPRKTHRGLRKVACIGAWHPANVQWTVARAGNAGYMHRTQLNSKIYRIGAGDDAKNASTDFDATEKRITPMGGFVRYGVVENDFVMLNGATPGPVKRVLTLRKSLLTHTSRKALEPVSLKWIDTASKFGHGRFQTPAEAKQFLGTLKKDVA, translated from the coding sequence ATGAGTCATTGTAAATTTGAGCAGCCTCGTCACGGTTCCCTTGGCTTTTTGCCTCGCAAGCGCGCCTCTCGTCAACGCGGAAAGGTGAAGGCTTTCCCCAAGGACGATGCTTCCAAGCCTGTCCACTTGACCGCTTTCCTTGGTTATAAAGCTGGTATGACACATATTGTTCGCGATCTTGATCGTCCCGGCTCTAAGATGCACAAGCGTGAGATTCTTGAGGCTGTTACGATTATCGAGACTCCTCCTATGGTGGTCGTTGGTGTTGTTGGTTATGTCGAGACTCCTCGTGGTCTCCGCTCCCTTACTACTGTTTGGGCCGAGCACTTGTCTGAAGAAGTCAAGCGTCGCTTCTACAAGAACTGGTTCAAGAGCAAGAAGAAGGCTTTCACCAAGTATGCCAAGAAGTATGCTGAGAGCACTCAATCCATCAACCGTGAGCTCGAGCGTATCAAGAAGTACTGCTCTGTCGTTCGTGTTCTCGCTCACACTCAAATCCGCAAGACTCCTCTTGCCCAAAAGAAGGCCCATCTTATGGAAATTCAAGTCAATGGTGGATCCGTCGCCGACAAGGTTGAATGGGCCCGTGAGCACTTTGAGAAGACTGTTGACATTAAGTCTACCTTTGAGCAAAACGAAATGATCGATGTTATTGGTGTCACCAGAGGTAAGGGTAACGAGGGTACTACTGCCCGTTGGGGTACCAAGCGTCTTCCCCGTAAGACTCATCGTGGTCTTCGTAAGGTTGCTTGTATCGGTGCTTGGCACCCTGCCAACGTCCAATGGACTGTTGCTCGTGCTGGTAACGCTGGTTACATGCACCGTACTCAATTGAACTCCAAGATCTACCGCATTGGTGCTGGTGATGATGCCAAGAATGCTTCCACCGATTTTGATGCCACTGAGAAGCGTATCACTCCTATGGGTGGTTTCGTTCGTTATGGTGTTGTTGAGAATGACTTTGTCATGTTGAATGGTGCCACTCCTGGCCCCGTTAAGCGTGTCTTGACCCTCCGCAAGTCTCTTCTTACTCACACCTCTCGTAAGGCTTTGGAGCCTGTCTCCCTCAAATGGATCGACACTGCTTCCAAGTTTGGTCATGGTCGTTTCCAAACTCCTGCCGAAGCCAAGCAATTCTTGGGTACTCTCAAGAAGGATGTCGCTTAA
- the rrp12 gene encoding ribosome biogenesis protein Rrp12 has product MAEVNEPLQIELRKIRNSSTAGVINEFDVIVSAVEGTLKEQKTEATPTAYLVALLTLVKEFTDLKKNFKGHTFQLLELVIKYVPSNVLQAKFPQILSVLAPVVNNAETNKTVLLPYLNVLEKLLLLQDYSSWTHGNSCKTSIYILLFFALSNTEKTRVRSLQILANILKNPPAGPVTEHPAIKYTAFEPLRLLESLATAKKPKTPAEVQKLNNSLVLIRVLCSSTHWPMTLVERLCRSCVLIVGQRSTNSILLVYQILDGLSKKSVDYTDAVSLRMTLICLQKLEPSEHDPILMVGWLKAMNTAIRAFNILDKETAKYECLHRFKAFFTLLESESMEIRLQTATTICSVIGCLDTTPNSFAVVEEICSFICDALRDIRFRLAYPECFQIISSLCDKLGPHSDPYLIPALEVIDYLRGSEGFDGKALVDEAIGSFVRAIGPEAMLRVLPLNLELNDKDAVGRAWLLPVLRDNIRFANLAHFTNYFVPLSGQLYQKVIEMNDLDSIPSKLLQTLVDQIWSLLPGYCYLPLDLQSSFTLEFASILVNVLYEQVSLRSVICNSLTALVETNSKVADKLPLDDVISVPVSASDASSNLAFLTNMSSNFLSVLLNVFSSTPSQYRYPILKCIQTWIFISSNDTIHSVYKKVTDLLPDSLNDLAGSFNIAADGISSPMAYSLIDLLIVISPYLNQDYAVTLFEYVHEFLRHVNPAIQKKGYKLLGTLLRVDYGKAYATQHVKEIFEELSSVADRVVSSTRKDRLASLNALYELQSSELVIAIPQLLPEAIISLKEVNEKARHTAFQLLFNIAKSAVNSVEFGNSKPERVEKFVSVISAGLAGSSTHMISATIIAISSIVMEYKVFISEPFLVQLISTLNLFITSSKREIAKAAIDFIKISVSSFPVECIKPLLPELIPNLLAWSHEGKANLRVKVRHLFEKMGRKYGIAEIEPFFPAEDKKLITNIRKTQERNIRKRAMKRDPAKPSSAQPRKTFASAYEAAVYDTDDEAEEEFENDEMNNGNGGDLRMDEAFVQEDNDEEPLDLLDIEAVSKISSTDPRKKLAARKQKLNSAFKSNEEGRLLINDSDEDELIEDSLANAQQHAEVNRTYLEAVAGKESFRRGLNNRVKFSNKRVRDDYDEEMEEVEVPEVTRKPAKQKFDRKQRGQKGY; this is encoded by the coding sequence ATGGCTGAAGTGAATGAACCATTGCAAATTGAACTTCGAAAGATTCGAAACAGCTCCACTGCAGGTGTCATAAACGAATTCGATGTAATCGTTAGTGCAGTGGAGGGGACGTTGAAGGAGCAAAAAACTGAGGCGACACCAACTGCTTATTTGGTGGCCCTTCTAACTTTAGTTAAGGAATTCACGGacttaaagaaaaattttaaggGACACACGTTTCAACTACTGGAATTGGTTATTAAGTATGTGCCCTCTAATGTTCTGCAAGCAAAATTTCCCCAGATCTTGTCTGTCCTTGCTCCAGTTGTAAATAATGCAGAAACCAATAAAACCGTCCTTCTCCCCTATCTTAATGTTTTGGAGAAGCTTTTACTTCTTCAGGATTATAGCTCTTGGACTCATGGCAATTCTTGCAAAACTTCTAtctatattttattattctttGCATTGTCCAATACTGAGAAGACGAGAGTACGTTCTTTGCAAATTCTGGCCaacatattaaaaaatcctCCGGCAGGTCCTGTAACGGAGCATCCTGCTATAAAATATACTGCATTCGAGCCACTTCGTCTTTTGGAGTCGCTCGCTACTGCCAAAAAGCCCAAAACTCCTGCAGAAGTCCAAAAGCTTAATAATAGTTTGGTTCTTATTCGTGTGCTTTGTTCTTCTACACATTGGCCAATGACTCTCGTCGAAAGGCTATGTAGGTCCTGCGTATTAATTGTTGGACAACGAAGCACAAATTCCATTCTTCttgtttatcaaattttggatgggttgtcaaaaaaatcagtGGATTATACAGATGCTGTTAGTCTACGAATGACTCTGATTTGTTTGCAAAAATTGGAGCCATCAGAACACGATCCGATTCTGATGGTAGGCTGGTTGAAGGCCATGAATACGGCCATTCGCGcctttaatattttagaCAAGGAGACTGCAAAATATGAATGCCTTCATAGATTTAAAGCTTTCTTTACTTTGTTGGAATCTGAATCGATGGAGATTCGCTTGCAAACGGCCACCACAATTTGTTCTGTAATTGGTTGTTTGGACACTACTCCAAATTCATTTGCCGTTGTCGAAGAAATCTGTTCCTTTATTTGTGATGCATTAAGGGATATTCGTTTTCGTCTTGCTTACCCAGAATGCTTTCAGATTATCTCTTCTTTGTGTGACAAATTAGGTCCTCATTCAGATCCCTATTTAATTCCAGCCTTGGAGGTCATTGATTACCTTAGGGGATCGGAAGGGTTTGATGGAAAGGCACTGGTTGATGAAGCCATTGGCTCCTTTGTTCGTGCAATTGGTCCCGAAGCCATGTTACGTGTTCTCCCTTTGAATTTGGAATTGAACGATAAGGATGCCGTTGGGCGCGCGTGGCTTCTTCCCGTTTTGCGTGACAATATTCGGTTTGCTAATTTAGCCCATTTCACTAATTATTTTGTCCCTCTTAGTGGCCAACTTTATCAAAAGGTAATTGAAATGAATGATCTAGATAGCATTCCCTCAAAATTATTGCAAACTCTAGTTGACCAGATCTGGTCTCTCCTACCTGGTTATTGCTACTTGCCTTTGGACTTGCAATCATCATTCACTCTGGAATTTGCTAGTATTCTAGTCAATGTCTTGTACGAACAAGTTAGTCTAAGATCAGTTATCTGTAATAGTTTAACTGCTTTGGTTGAAACGAATTCTAAGGTGGCCGATAAGCTACCTTTAGATGATGTGATATCAGTTCCTGTGAGTGCATCTGACGCATCTAGTAATTTAGCTTTTTTGACTAATATgtcttcaaatttcttaTCAGTTTTActtaatgttttttcctCCACTCCTTCACAATATCGCTATCCGATATTGAAGTGTATCCAAACTTGGATATTTATATCTTCTAATGATACTATTCATTCTGtgtataaaaaagttaCAGATCTCCTTCCTGATAGCCTAAATGATTTGGCTGGATCGTTTAATATAGCTGCAGATGGCATCTCCTCTCCTATGGCCTATTCTCTAATTGATTTATTGATAGTTATATCGCCCTATTTGAACCAAGACTATGCTGTGACCTTGTTTGAATATGTACATGAGTTTCTGAGACATGTAAACCCGGCTATTCAAAAGAAGGGTTACAAATTATTAGGAACTTTATTGCGTGTTGATTATGGAAAGGCATATGCTACGCAACACGTCAAGGAAATATTTGAGGAGTTATCCTCTGTTGCCGATCGCGTTGTTTCGTCAACTCGTAAAGATAGGCTGGCTAGTTTGAATGCCCTATACGAGCTTCAGTCCAGCGAATTAGTTATTGCGATTCCACAGTTACTTCCCGAAGCAATAATATCGCTTAAAGAAGTTAACGAAAAGGCTCGTCATACCGCCTTTCAACTTTTATTCAACATTGCTAAGTCAGCCGTAAATTCGGTTGAATTTGGCAACTCAAAGCCCGAGAGAGTTGAGAAATTTGTTTCCGTTATTAGTGCAGGTTTAGCTGGATCCTCTACCCATATGATCAGTGCTACTATAATTGCGATATCTTCTATTGTAATGGAATACaaagtttttatttctgAACCGTTTTTGGTTCAGTTAATAAGCACGTTGAACTTGTTTATCACATCTTCTAAACGAGAAATTGCAAAGGCGGCTATTGATTTTATAAAGATTAGTGTTTCATCGTTTCCTGTAGAATGCATAAAGCCACTTCTTCCGGAACTAATTCCGAATTTGCTCGCTTGGTCTCATGAAGGAAAAGCCAACTTACGGGTAAAAGTTCGTCATTTATTTGAGAAAATGGGTCGCAAATACGGTATTGCTGAAATAGAACCCTTCTTCCCAGCTGAAGATAAAAAGCTTATTACGAATATCCGTAAAACACAAGAGCGTAATATTCGTAAGCGTGCTATGAAGCGTGATCCTGCTAAACCTTCCAGCGCACAACCGCGTAAAACATTCGCATCAGCTTACGAAGCAGCTGTGTACGATACTGATGATGAAGCTGAAGAAGagtttgaaaatgatgagATGAATAACGGAAATGGCGGAGACTTGAGAATGGATGAGGCGTTCGTTCAAGAGGACAATGATGAAGAGCCGTTGGATTTGTTAGACATCGAGgcagtttcaaaaatttcatccACTGATCCTCGTAAAAAATTGGCTGCTAGAAAGCAGAAACTTAATTCCGCCTTTAAGTCAAACGAAGAGGGTCGTTTGCTCATCAATGATTCTGACGAGGATGAACTCATTGAGGATAGTTTGGCGAATGCTCAGCAACATGCAGAGGTGAACCGAACATACTTGGAAGCTGTAGCTGGAAAAGAGAGTTTCAGACGCGGACTCAACAACAGGGTTAAGTTTAGCAATAAGCGTGTTCGTGATGATTACGACGAAGAAATGGAAGAAGTTGAAGTGCCGGAGGTTACAAGGAAACCGGCCAAACAAAAGTTTGATAGGAAGCAACGTGGACAAAAAGGATATTAA
- a CDS encoding uncharacterized protein (Schizosaccharomyces pombe specific protein), whose amino-acid sequence MRKLRCKQMIPKLLPFIFIYLSVANKIMFYCILNERAFKHYKTYRRITDCPEIKNKKSRRKNQRNSSSIGLSNPNKFSIYIYIYFFFYSFLCSPYLFKYISLF is encoded by the coding sequence ATGAGAAAATTGagatgtaaacaaatgattCCCAAGTTATTACCGtttatattcatttatttatctgtcgctaataaaattatgttTTATTGTATCTTAAATGAGCGAGCGTTTAAGCACTACAAAACCTATCGAAGGATTACAGATTGCCCGGagattaaaaataaaaaaagcagaagaaaaaatcagCGAAACAGTAGTAGCATCGGATTAAGCAATCCAAACAAGTtttcaatatatatatatatatatttttttttttattcgtttTTATGCTCACcgtatttatttaaatatatatcgCTATTCTAG
- the rvb1 gene encoding chaperone, AAA family ATPase Rvb1, with the protein MVQISEVKGNGRDNRITTHSHIKGLGLKEDGTCESVGGGFIGQEKAREACGIITDLIKSKKFGGKGVLFAGGAGTGKTALALAIAQELGPKVPFCPMVGSEVYSSEIKKTEALMENFRRAIGLRVKETKEVYEGEVTEMVPEEAENPLGGYGKTISHVLLGLKTHKGTKQLKLDPSIYESLQREQVSTGDVIYIEANTGAVKRVGRSDAYATEFDLEAEEYVPMPKGEVHKRKEIVQDVTLHDLDIANARPQGGQDIMSMMGQLMKPKKTEITDKLRGEINKVVNKYIEQGIAELIPGVLFIDEVHMLDIECFTYLNQALESTISPIVIFASNRGICTIRGTEDIQAPHGIPTDLLDRLLIVRTLPYSESEIRSILQIRAKVENIILTDECLDKLAQEGSRTSLRYVIQLLTPVSIIASLHGNKEIGVQDIEECNDLFLDARRSAQVVKSSSGFLQ; encoded by the exons ATGGTCCAAATCAGCGAGGTTAAGGGAAATGGCCGTGATAATAGGATTACTACACATTCACATATCAAAGGTTTAGGCCTAAAAGAAGATGGAACTTGTGAATCTGTTGGTGGAGGTTTCATTGGACAAGAAAAGGCTCGTGAG GCTTGTGGCATCATCACTGATTTAATCAagtctaaaaaatttggtggTAAAGGTGTATTGTTCGCTGGAGGTGCTGGTACTGGTAAAACAGCACTGGCCTTGGCGATTGCCCAAGAACTTGGTCCTAAAGTTCCTTTTTGTCCTATGGTGGGAAGTGAAGTCTACTCTAgtgaaataaagaaaactgAGGCTTTAATGGAAAACTTTCGAAGGGCCATTGGTCTTCGGGTAAaggaaacaaaagaagTGTATGAGGGTGAGGTTACAGAAATGGTTCCCGAAGAAGCCGAAAATCCTTTGGGCGGTTATGGAAAAACCATTTCACACGTCCTTTTGGGCCTCAAAACGCATAAGGGTACCAAACAGCTCAAATTAGATCCTAGCATTTACGAATCTTTACAAAGAGAACAAGTGTCAACCGGGGACGTTATTTACATAGAAGCCAATACAGGTGCCGTAAAGAGAGTGGGTCGTAGCGATGCGTATGCTACGGAGTTCGATTTAGAAGCGGAAGAATATGTTCCTATGCCTAAAGGTGAGGTACACAAGCGGAAAGAAATTGTTCAGGACGTGACTCTTCATGATTTGGATATTGCCAATGCCCGCCCTCAAGGAGGACAAGATATAATGTCTATGATGGGTCAGTTAATGAAGCCCAAGAAAACTGAAATCACCGATAAGCTTCGTGGTGAAATTAACAAGGTTGTCAACAAATATATCGAACAAGGAATCGCTGAACTTATTCCTGGTGTCTTGTTCATCGACGAGGTTCATATGTTAGACATTGAGTGCTTTACTTATCTCAACCAAGCCCTAGAAAGCACTATTTCTCCTATTGTTATCTTTGCCTCTAATCGAGGCATTTGTACCATTCGGGGTACTGAGGATATTCAAGCTCCCCATGGTATTCCTACGGATTTGCTTGACAGATTACTAATAGTTCGCACACTCCCCTATTCAGAGTCAGAAATTCGTTCCATTTTGCAGATACGTGcaaaagttgaaaacatCATCCTTACTGATGAGTGTTTGGACAAGCTGGCTCAAGAAGGTTCTCGTACTAGTCTCCGTTATGTTATACAACTGTTGACACCCGTTAGCATTATTGCCAGTTTGCATGGTAACAAAGAGATTGGTGTACAAGATATCGAAGAATGTAACGATCTTTTCTTAGATGCTCGCCGCTCCGCTCAAGTTGTTAAATCATCTTCAGGCTTccttcaataa
- the min8 gene encoding protein Min8 (mitochondrial mini protein, single membrane pass Min8, meiosis specific splicing in fission yeast), with the protein MAVLSRIMKPYRAFQRLPFELKPLAILIGIAGSTAIFTMGYKIYSDPEIRRSPSWVAQTQQKEETKVKKPQFH; encoded by the exons ATGGCAGTTTTATCAAGAATTATGAAACCTTACAGGGCCTTTCAAAGGCTTCCTTTTGAGCTCAAACCTCTGG CAATCCTCATTGGAATTGCTGGGTCCACTGCAATATTTACCATGGGATATAAGATTTATTCTGATCCTGAA ATTCGACGCTCACCAAGTTGGGTAGCACAAACacaacaaaaagaagagacAAAAGTTAAGAAACCGCAATTTCATTAA
- a CDS encoding uracil phosphoribosyltransferase: MSLVPEHGNVYVLNQTNQLKGLFTIIRDKTKPRSEFIFYANRIIRLIVEEGLNHLPVSSAKVTTAQNAEYEGVMFDGRICGVSIMRAGESMEQGLRECCRSVRIGKILIQRDEETHKPVLHYIKLPEDISKRYVLLLDPMLATGGSAICAMEILINMGCKQEQIIFLNVIASPEGLKNVHDRFPNIRIVTAVIDEGLDNNGYIVPGLGDFGDIYFGTKA, from the exons ATGTCGCTGGTACCTGAGCATGGAAATGTGTACGTACTAAATCAGacaaatcaattaaaaggGTTGTTTACCATCATTCGTGATAAAACGAAACCTCGT TctgaatttattttttatgccAATAGAATCATTCGTTTAATTGTTGAAGAGGGCCTCAACCACTTGCCAGTGTCTTCAGCTAAGGTAACGACTGCTCAAAATGCTGAATACGAGGGTGTAATGTTTGATGGTCGTATTTGCGGCGTTAGCATTATGAGAGCTGGCGAAAGTATGGAACAAGGATTGCGTGAATGCTGTCGTTCTGTTCgtattggaaaaattttgatacaGCGTGATGAGGAAACTCATAAACCTGTGTTACACTACATCAAGCTTCCCGAAGATATTTCTAAACGCTATGTCTTACTTTTGGACCCCATGCTAGCCACTGGTGGCTCTGCTATTTGTGCTATGGAAATTCTTATCAACATGGGTTGCAAACAAGAACAAATCATTTTCCTCAATGTAATTGCCTCGCCTGAAGGGTTGAAAAATGTTCACGATCGTTTCCCCAATATACGTATAGTTACCGCCGTAATTGATGAGGGACTCGACAACAATGG ATACATTGTTCCAGGTCTTGGCGATTTTGGAGACATTTACTTTGGAACGAAGGCCTAA
- a CDS encoding Elf1 family transcription elongation factor translates to MGKRKAKAKVKPKRRAPPLDTTFTCLFCNHEKSVSCSLDKQSGVGNLHCKICGQSHQCLITALSAPIDVYSDWIDACDAVANQAKEVDNINDQEAYSPEAAYEEEKE, encoded by the exons ATGggtaaaagaaaagcaaaagcaaaagtgAAACCCAAAAGAAGGGCACCCCCATTAGATACGACT TTTACGTGCCTATTTTGCAACCACGAAAAAAGTGTGAGCTGTAGTCT TGATAAACAATCAGGAGTTGGAAATCTACACTGCAAAATTTGTGGTCAGAGTCATCAATGTCTAATTACAG CTCTTTCGGCACCCATCGACGTATACAGCGACTGGATTGATGCTTGTGATGCTGTTGCAAATCAAGCTAAAGAGGTTGATAATATAAATGATCAAGAAGCCTATTCCCCTGAAGCAGCTTATgaggaagaaaaggaatga
- the wis2 gene encoding cyclophilin family peptidyl-prolyl cis-trans isomerase Wis2, whose amino-acid sequence MSTYAYFKISIDGKIQPTIYFELFDNVVPKTVKNFASLCNGFEKDGRCLTYKGSRFHRVIKNFMLQGGDFTRGNGTGGESIYGEKFEDENFELKHDKPFLLSMANAGPNTNGSQFFITTVPTPHLDGKHVVFGKVIQGKSTVRTIENLETKNDDPVVPVVIEECGTCTKDQIEAPKPDVTGDSLEEFPDDYEGDKSETAIFKIASDLKGIANKQFAQQNLDTAVAKWQKALRYLMEYPVPNDDSKESPDFWKEYNALRYSIYANLALVALKQNKPQEAIRNANIVIEASNSTELEKQKAYYRLGCAQGLLKNFEESEKALAKAGNDPAISKKLAEIRQKKKDYKKRQQKAYAKMFQ is encoded by the coding sequence ATGAGTACTTACGcctattttaaaattagcATTGATGGTAAAATTCAACCAACAATCTACTTTGAACTTTTCGACAACGTAGTTCCCAAAACTGTCAAAAACTTTGCTTCGTTGTGTAATGGGTTTGAGAAGGATGGCCGTTGTTTAACCTACAAAGGTTCAAGGTTCCATCGAGTAATTAAGAACTTTATGCTTCAAGGTGGTGACTTTACTCGTGGTAATGGAACGGGTGGAGAAAGCATCTACGGCGAGAAGTTTGAGGACGAGAACTTTGAGCTCAAGCATGATAAGCCTTTCTTGCTTTCCATGGCCAATGCCGGCCCTAATACCAATGGATCTCAGTTCTTCATTACTACTGTTCCCACCCCTCATTTGGATGGAAAGCATGTTGTTTTTGGCAAGGTAATTCAAGGAAAATCTACTGTTCGTAccattgaaaatttggagACCAAAAATGACGATCCGGTTGTACCTGTTGTTATTGAAGAATGTGGAACTTGCACAAAGGATCAGATTGAGGCACCAAAGCCAGACGTTACTGGTGATTCTCTGGAAGAATTTCCTGATGATTACGAGGGTGATAAGTCCGAGACTgccattttcaaaattgctAGCGACTTAAAGGGAATTGCTAACAAGCAATTTGCTCAGCAAAATTTGGATACAGCCGTTGCCAAATGGCAAAAAGCTTTGCGCTACCTAATGGAATACCCTGTTCCCAACGATGACTCTAAGGAATCCCCTGATTTCTGGAAAGAGTATAATGCTTTACGATACAGCATATACGCAAACCTTGCCCTTGTAGCTTTGAAGCAGAACAAACCTCAGGAAGCTATTCGAAACGCCAACATTGTAATTGAGGCCAGTAACTCTACTGAGTTAGAGAAACAGAAAGCATACTATCGTTTGGGTTGTGCTCAAGGTCTCTTGAagaattttgaagaatcagAGAAAGCACTTGCTAAGGCTGGTAACGATCCTGCAATTTCAAAGAAGCTTGCAGAAATTcgtcaaaagaaaaaagattataaGAAGCGCCAACAAAAGGCCTATGCTAAGATGTTTCAGTAA